The genomic stretch AAGGCAGCGCTCTTGATGGCAGTTGATCTTGGCTTCGAAGTGGTTAAAGAAGTCGTTCAAAAGCCAGTCGAAACTGGAGAAGAAGTTGCTAAAAAAGCATGTGAAGAAGGTAAGAAGGTCGTAGAAAAAGGAGTAGGAGCAGCAAAGGAACATCCGTTAGCAACTCTACTGATCGCCTTTGGATTGGGTTTCCTCGTCGTGAAATTGCTGAAAAGGAAGTAGGCTATGGAAACTATAGCAGATGTTATTCTAAAATTTCTCGACTTATTTGATGCGCAGTTTGCAGATATCCGCAGTAAACTTTTTAAGATCCTGATAGCAGTCGGCTTACTTGTCGTCGCTCTCGTATTAGCGATTACTGCTTTTGTTATGTTTATTTACGGCTGTTTCCTCGGCTTAGGTCTGCTGATGCCACCATTCCTGGCAGCATTTGCTGTGGCCCTTGTGGCAATAATCCTGGGAGGGGGGCTGGTGCTTTGCGCAAAGAAAAAAATAGCTTAAGTGTTGTTGAGGCAAAACAACAATTTAAAGAGTCTATGGCAAAGTTTAAACCGAAGCAAATCTTAGCAGATAATATTATGAAATGCACGTTAGTGAGCTTTGTGACTGGGATGGTCGCTGCTGACTCTGTAAAATCCCGAGAGAGTCTGGTCAGTCTCGCCGTTACGGTTGTCAAGAAAGCATTATAATAGTATTTAAACCGTAGAGGACCTCATCAAGATTAACGCTTGATGAGGTCCTTGATGTATACAGTGTTCTTCACAAAAACCTCTTGCTATTTTTATTGAGTTACTATAAATTTATAAACATCAAATCAATAAGGCAAAGGCGCCGTGACAAGAATCTTGATAGATTTCTTGAAACGGCGCCTTTTTTTGTTTTCGCGATCGATCATGGATGCTCATTTCGCTGAAACGCAGATGCCTTTACTCCATTAGTAAGGAGGGATAAAATGCCGGAAAACAATAAGAGACAAGCCAAGCCTTCCCTTGAAAGAACTGCAATGGCCTTAGCTTTAGCAGAACCTCATGAAGAAATGAATGAGTTAAGAAAGCAGATGTTTTCGCAAAATGTCTACTGTGCAGTAACCGAATTACGTGGGACTTATAATGACTTACAACCCTCGGGGAAGTTGACTCATTCAGTGATAGCAGAAGCAATCCGCGCTGATGCAATCCGAAAGGAGCCTAAGGCAATATGCGCTATAACCTATGCCATCCTAGAAGCGAGTCAGGGAATTTTTGTTCAAGATAATAGTTGTACTCATTATGAACTAAAGGTGGGGATTGCCAGTAATCAAAACTGGATTGCCATCGCTATCTTTGGGCGATCTTCCTTACATGCTCTTACTGAGAGATGTAGAGTGGGCTTGGGGTATACGCATTTGTAAGTGAATTTTTTACGGGTGATTCTCTCAATAAAAATCAAGGAGGAAAATAACATGGCAAGTAGTGGGCTAATAGATTCAGGAGACACAAGCTTCATAATTATTTCAACAGCACTCGTCTTTCTTATGACTCCCGGGTTGGCTTTGTTTTACGGGGGAATGGTTCGCAAAAAGAACGTACTGAGTACGGTGATGCATAGTTTTATTATCATGGGTGTCTCTTCCGTATTATGGATCTCAGTTGGTTTTAGTTTAGCCTTTGGCACAGATTATGGTGGTATGATTGGAAGTTTTCAGTGGCTAGGTCTTAATGGAGTCGGTATGGAACCTAATCCAGATTATTCGGGAACGATTCCCTTCCTATTATTTATGGCCTTCCAAATGATGTTTACCCTGATTACGCCCGCTATAATATCGGGTTCCATTGCGGAACGGATGAGATTTCCCGCCTTTTTAGGATTTATCGTGCTTTGGTTGCTCATGGTATATTATCCTCTTGCACACTGGGTATGGGGTGTCGGCGGCTTTTTGCGTGAAATGGGAGCGCTGGATTTTGCCGGTGGAACCGTTGTGCATATCAGTTCAGGAGTTACGGGTCTAGTGGCGGCTTCAATCCTTGGCAAACGTAAAGGATATGGGAAAGAGCCCATGGCTCCCCACCAATTGCCTATGACTGTTTTAGGTGCAGGCCTTCTCTGGTTTGGCTGGTTTGGCTTTAATGCTGGCAGTGCCTTAGGTGCCAATGGGCTAGCTGTCATGGCCCTCGTCACGACCAATACGTCTGCAGCTGCAGGGGCCTTAGCATGGACCGCTACGGAATGGATTCACCGTGGCAAGCCCACTATCCTAGGGGCAGCCAGTGGCGCAATCGCAGGACTCGTTGCGATTACCCCAGGTGCAGGATTTGTCACTCCCATGTCCTCCCTAGTTATTGGTCTTATCGGTGGAGCAATCTGCTACTTCAGCGTCAGTGTGCTTAAGGCAAAACTTGGCTATGATGATTCCTTGGATGCCTTCGGATGCCATGGGATCGGCGGAATTTGGGGAGCTTTAGCCACGGGTATCTTTGCCTCAGCCTCCCTAGGGGGAACAGACGGACTATTGTATGGAAATGCGGCACAGGTGGGTATTCAAGCAATTGGAGTTGTCATCACGATAGTTCTGGCAGTTGTCGCAACTTTCGTGATTATGAAGCTGGTCAGTGTATTTACTCCCTTGCGTGTTACGGCTGAAGAAGAAGAGCTGGGCTTGGATATCTCCCAGCATGGTGAACAAGCCTACCCAGATTTTATTGGCAGTGGCTATTTACCCGCGTTTGCTACAGCAGTCAAAACCGTAGGTGCTCCTGCAGCCAGTGGTCAACCGGGAAAATAAAAATTAAAGTTTCTGATCAGAGGGCGAAAAATTAATCTGTATAGGGGAGAGGTACTATGAAGAAGATTGAAGCGATTATTAGACCGGGTAGCCTTGATGATGTGCAAGCTGCGCTCGATCGTTTTGGGGTTAGTGGCTTAACAGTAACCCAAGTCATTGGCTGTGGGAATCAAAAGGGCCACACTCAAGTATACCGGGGAGTAGAGTATAAAGTATATCTACTCCCAAAGGTGAAGATTGAAGTGGTTGTGAAGGACGAACTGGTTGAACAACTGTTAGCCATCATTACCCAAGCTGCTCGCAGTGGCGAAGTTGGGGATGGGAAAATATTTGTCTACCCCGTGGAACAAGCGGTGCGCATCCGCACGGGCCAACAAGGCGAGGCCGCGCTCTAGCTTAACTCATTGGGCGGCCATTTCGCCTAGGGTAACTTTCACTTCTTTAACTTCTCCATTGCGGACGAAGGTAAGGGTCACTTGGTCCCCTACATTGTGCTTGTAAATCTCGCCGATGAGCTCTGTGGAGTTCTCGACTTTTACTCCGTCGATATGGGTGATTACATCCTTTTCAAGGATGCCCGCTTTGCCGGCGGGCCCATTGGGGTCAACTTGGTAGATATAAGCCCCGAGTGGGAGCTTTTCTTCCTCAGCGTAAGCTAGGTATTGATCACTAACGGAGACGTAGAGGGCCGGATGCTTCGCTGTTCCGGTGCCGATCAATTGCTCAATAATTGTGGTGGCTTCAGTGATGGGGATGGCAAATCCCATACCCTCAAAGCCACTTTCGGCATACTTCGCCGAGTTAATGCCGATGACTTGGCCGTTGTAATTCACAAGTGGGCCGCCGCTGTTGCCGGGATTGATGGCGGCATCGGTTTGGAGCATATTATATAGGGTGGATTCGCCGGACATAGCAAGGGTACGGTTGGTAGCGGAGATAACCCCTGCTGTGACCGAGCGTGCGAATTCGTTACCACCTGGGTTACCGATAGCAACCACATACTCGCCCACTTCAATCTTTGAGGATTCTCCGAGTGTGACTTCGGTTAGATTGCTGGTATCAGATAGTTTAAGTACGGCTAAATCTGTCTTCGCATCGGAGCCGACGAGTTTTGCTTCAAGGTTGCGTCCGTCGCTGAGACTGACGGTGATTTTCTGAGCGCCCTCAATCACATGATAGTTCGTGACGATATAGCCCTGCTTGGCATCGATGATAAAGCCAGAACCTGTTCCTGCTTCCACCAATTCGGAACTTCTGGTGTTCTCTTGGGAACCAAAGCTAAAACCGTAACCATAGCTATGAATATTTGAGAAAGGCTGGTAATTTGAGATGCCAACGACAGCGGGCCCCACATTCTTTGCCACTTGAACGACAGGTGAATTTGATTCAGTCGGTAGAGAATTGGCAAGCAGGGAAACGGTGTTAGCATTATTCGTGGATTGTATGGATCCCGTGGATCCCACCGTGCGCAACGTTTCTGGACTGATATATTGCACTAGGGAGACAGAGGAGACTCCCCCGATGAGGGCACTGATAAGGCAGATAGCAACTAATGGCATCAGCCGCGGCTTTCTTTGGGGGGGCTCAGGTGGGGCTACATAATATTCATTTTCATTCATAACAAGAAACCTCCATATAAAATAGTAAGACAACATGACGATGCACTATAGGCATTGAGCTTTGTGTTTAGATTCATTATAATGAATGACGCTGAGGCAAAACTGATGATAAACTGAAAAAGAGCTGAATTTTTTATGAATATTGTATGAACATAGCAATCAGTGGTGGTCTCTAGCAGATTGAATAATGCTTTAGCACATTGAATCATGTTTTGCATGTTAAATTATACCACTAACTTTGCGTAATCAAAAACAAAAGAACGGCGACATGACATTTCAATCATGTGAACCGTTCTTTCGCTAGGGATGCATGAAGCTTAAATTAATACTATTATTTAGAGATAGCTTTGTTTAAATCCTTGATAAGATTAGGAACATCAATTCCATGAGCTGTAGCACCTTGTTCCACGTTCTCAAAACGAGCCGCCATGCACCCGAAGCAATGCATGCCGTATTTTTGGAAGACTTCTACTGTTTCAGGATGTTTCTCAACAACATCGGTAATTTTTTCTGCACCTGTTAACATAAGGCTCTCTCCTTTATGGTGAATTCTATTTATCTAATATATTGTACCTCATTATATGATTTTAACCCAGAGATTTTTAAATCTAGCCTAAGGGTATGCCTAACTCCCAGATATAGAAATAGGGGGGTGTTACCCCTGCTAGGCATCGGATAAATTGGGTGAAAGAAGCTAAAGCTAGAACTGAAGCTAGTACTAGAACTAGAGCTAACGAAAGAGGTAATACAATGGATCGCTTAATCCTCGTCTTACTAATCATCGCTTTAATAATTGCAGGTATCACTTACCTTTTGGGTAGGTTTATCACGGGTATTAAATTCATCAAATACCTACCGGGGATTCTCTGTTTGTTGTTAGCCCTTTATTATTTCTACTTGGCCACTGTTGTAAGAGGAGGAGAAGGGTTTGAGGATTTAGGCAACGTCATCATGGGTATGATGCTCTCGATAGGCGCAATTGCCGGACTCATAACGGCTATTAGTATCGACGTAATACGTCGCAGTAAAAAAGATAAATGAATTTGAAATAAATAGTCGAGAGAAGTTTGTGCTTGCAAAACTTTGCCGATAGGTATATTATATTATAGTGCTTGCGCCACTAGCTCAGCTGGTAGAGCATCCGACTCTTAATCGGCAGGTCCCTGGTTCGAATCCTGGGTGGCGCACCATAATTTCACAAAGTCTTATGTAGCAGGCGTTTCAGGTTTTCTGAGACGCCTGCTTTGTTGTATTTAGGTCTTCAGTTCAAATTCCCAAACGTTTGGGAATTTGAATTAGGACAATCCAACAACAAAATACCAGTTGGCAACTACTGTAGCCCATATTCCCAAGCGCTTGGGAATATGGGCTCTATTTTAATGGTAGAGAAAGGCTGGTTTAGAAGGATTGTCCCATGGTTTTAGGGAAGCTTCTATACACTGTCTTATTAGGCGCTTACCTTTCATTAAAAAATTAGCTGTCTAGCATTGAATTTTTCTATAGCCAAGTATATTTTAAAACAAGTGAACGAGTGGTATGCTATCCATATAGGTTTTTTCATTGACGCAAGATGATTAGTTTGCGCCACAGACTCTGCTTGATATGTTTTAGTTGTTTAAGTAAGTAGAAATATTTTTTTGATTAGGAGTGTGAAAGATGTCATTAGAACAATTAAACCCAACCAAATTTGAGGAGATTATCTATGATAATGGTGATCCTTGTTTAGTTATCTTCTCAAGAAAATCATGTCACGTGTGTAAAGAGGTTGTTCCTGTACTTGAAGAGTTAAAGCCAAAGTATGAAGGTAAATTCGGTTTCTACTATGTCGATGTTGAAGACGAAAAAGCTTTATTCCAAAGATTTTCTTTAAAAGGTGTTCCTCAAATTCTCTTCTTTAATGAAGGCGAATATCAAGGAAAAATGGCTGGGGCAGTCGAAGACGATAAAGTAGAAGAAAAAATCGCCGAAGTTTTGGGGGCTTAATCGTTTTAAATTAGATAAGGTAAGAGGTATGTAAAGTGGAAAACTATGATTTAATTATTATTGGAGGAGGTCCTGCTGGACTGACCTCAGCCATCTATGGTGGTCGAGCTAAACTTAAGACCTTACTTATCAATAAAGGAACCATTGGCGGTATGGTCGATACGACTCGTGAAATTGTTAACTATCCTGGTTACATTGAAACGACCGGACCAGATCTAATGAAGGCTTTTTCTGATCATGCTAAAAGCTTTGGGGTGGAATTTCTAAAAGATGAAGTGCTTAGTGTTGACTTTTCACAAGAAGAAAAGATAATCAAAACTAAGAAGGGTAAAGAATTTGCTGCCAAAGTCGCTATCATTGGTTGCGGTAGTCAACCTAGATTACTCAATATCCCAGGAGAAACAAGGTTGCGGGGAAATGGAGTGGCTTACTGTGCCACCTGTGACGCTGAGTTTTTCGAAGGGGAAGACGTTGTAGTCGTTGGTAGCGGTGACCAAGCCATCGAAGAAGGTATGTTTATTGCCAAGTTTGCCAAAAAAGTTACAGTTATTGTGTTACATGATGAAGGGGTTCTTGACTGCAACAAAGTAAGCGCTGAGAGGGCCGCTAGCCATCCGAAAATGAACTTTATCTGGAACTCCACAGTGGCCGAAGTCCTTGGTGAAGAGAATGTTGAAGCCGTGAAAATCAAGAACATTAAGACTGGAGAATCCTATGATTACCCCTGCCAAGGCGTGTTCTTCTTTGTCGGCATGGTCCCTTCCACAGGATTCTTAAAAGATAGTGGTATTACTATGGATAAGCGTGGTTATATCCCTGTCAGTGAGCTGATGGAAACAAATATTGAGGGTGTCTACGCTGTTGGTGATAATCGCGTCAAATACTTGAGGCAAGTAGTGACGTCAGCCGGTGATGGGGCTACAGCAGCGGTGGCAGCTGAACGCTATATCGATGAAGTTAATAGCTTTAACGCAGAGGTTCTCCAAAGCGATAAGAAAGTGTTACTGTTGTTCTTCAATGCTATGGTGAATGAAAGCTTGGCCTTCAGCACCTTATTGGAAGAATTAAACAGTGAATTGGGGAATGAGTATAAGGTTGTCAAAGTGGACTTGGCCACCAAGAAAATTCTCGCCCAAAAATATCAGATTGAAGCTGCACCAGCAGTGATTGTTTTAGATCAGGGTAAAGAAGTGAAGCGCTTGGAGTGCTCGATGGATAAGGAAAGTGTCAAAGCTCAGTTGTAATTAAATTAAAAGCTGCAAAGGCCGTGTGCTTTTGCAGCTTTTTTATGTATTGGCTAGTTTTAGGTTTTTAAGTTTAAGTAGCGTCCTCGGGATGCAAGATCACAGCCAGAAGGCTCCGACTCAGGCGCTGGATGGCTGTGTTAATTTTATCCGGCTCTATGCCTGAGTAGTTCAAGATGATTTCATGGGTCTGATGATCCTGGTTGTCATGATAATATTGAGAGACACAGGAAATGCGGATACCGGCATTTTTGGCTGCTAGGATAAGCTTGGCGTCGTCTATTTGAGTGTGGATTTTCATCAGGAAATGTAGCCCGGAATCTTCTTCGCGAATTGTAACATAGGGGCATAGATCGCTTTGACGGATGGCTTTGAGGATGGTATCTCGCTGCTTGCGGTAATAGGTTCGCATACGATTGATATGCTTTTCAAAATAACCTTCAGAGATGAAACGCGCCAGAGTGAATTGCTCAAAGGTTGATACGGTGCAGGAGTAGAAGCCCAACCTTTCATAATACCGTTCCACAAGATGCCTGGGGAGCACCATGTAGCTGATGCGGAAGGTGGGAGCTAGGCTTTTCGAGAAGGTGTTGATGTAGATTACTTTTTCCATGATATCGATACTTTGCAGGGTGGGGATGGGTTTGCCGAAGAGGCGGAATTCACAGTCGTAATCATCTTCAATTATATAGTGTTCATTTTGCTGGGCTGCCCAGCTTAAGAGCTCATAGCGACGGCTGACGGGCATGACGATCCCAGTCGGAAAATGGTGAGAGGGGGTAATGTGCAGAATCTGGGCGCCACTGCTTTTTATATAGTCCGGAATAATCCCAGAGGGGTCCATAGGAATCGGATGGCATGTGACATCATTACTCTCATATATTTTCATCAGTCGAGGATAGCCGGGATCTTCTACGGCATAGCTGCGATTTCTGCCCAGCAGCTGGATAAGGACGCTGTAGAGGTACTGGGTTCCGGCACCGACAATAATCTGCTCAGGTTCCACAGATAGCCCGCGGAATTGGTAAAGGTGTTCAGCAAGAGCCTGCCTTAGCTTCATGACGCCGCCCACAGAGGTATCGGACAAAAGAGAAGCCTCGCTTTCCGTATCGGTTACGTCGCGCAGGAGCTTAGTCCAGACGGAGAAGGGAAAAGAATCGGGTGCTACGGAATTTCTGACGAAGTCAGCATAATAAGCTGGCTCGTTTTTTTGTTTCTGGCCTTGAGTTTTCTGCTGTCTTTCCCGAAGGGGATGAAGGGTTTGTCCCTCTAGATTGGCGACAAAGTAGCCTCGCTTGGGCAGGGTATAAATATAGCCTTCGGCGGCCAATTGAGCATAAGCGTTCTCGATGGTGATGATGCTCACCCCAAGGTTTTTGGCAAAGGCCCGTTTGGAGGGGAGCTTTTCATCAGGCTTTAGTTTTTTTTGTAGAATATCCTTTTTGATGCAATGATAAAGATATTCATACATACTTTCTGACCCTATCGTTTCAAAAGAATAGGTCAACATCCTCAGGACTCCTTCTCAATTTGGTCGTATAAAGAAATATGAAATTGGTTATTTTTAATATAGCCAGTTTTGAGTATACTCGAAACTAATGAACATGTAAAGTGAGGGTTTGGCATGAATACTATAAACAACAAACAATACGATTTAAACAAGGAGCTTGCCCAGATGCTGAAGGGCGGGGTGATCATGGATGTGACCACACCGGAGCAAGCGAAGATTGCCGAAGCGGCCGGAGCCTGCGCGGTAATGGCTCTGGAACGGATTCCAGCCGACATTCGAGCTGTTGGCGGTGTATCCCGGATGAGTGATCCGAAGATGATTAAGGGCATTCAGAATGCAGTTTCTATTCCGGTCATGGCCAAGTGTCGGATCGGTCACTTTGTCGAGGCTCAGATTCTTGAGGCTATCGAAATCGATTATATTGATGAGAGTGAAGTGCTTTCACCTTCGGATGATGTATACCACATTGATAAGACCAGATTTAAGATTCCTTTTGTCTGCGGGGCGAAAGATCTGGGGGAAGCCCTGCGGAGAATTAACGAAGGAGCTACGATGATTCGGACCAAGGGTGAACCAGGTACCGGAGACGTAGTCCAAGCTGTTCGTCATATGCGCATGATCAACCGTCAAATCAGCCGCGTGGTCGGTATGCGAGAAGATGAGCTGTTCCAAGAAGCGAAGGAACTCCAAGTGCCTTATGAGTTGGTGCTTTATGTCCATGAGCATCGACGTCTGCCGGTGGTCAATTTTGCTGCTGGTGGGATCGCGACCCCTGCGGATGCAGCTTTAATGATGCAGCTGGGAGCGGAAGGAGTTTTCGTGGGTTCTGGTATTTTTAAATCGGGAGATCCCGCCAGGAGAGCCCAAGCGATTGTCAAAGCAGTGACCAACTACCAAGATCCAAAAATGTTGGCCGAACTGTCTGAGGACCTAGGAGAAGCCATGGTCGGAATCAATGAGCAGGAAATCGAGCTACTCATGGCTGAACGGGGCAAGTAAGATGATCGTAGGAGTATTGGCTGTTCAAGGGGCCTTTGCCGAGCATGAGAAAATCCTTAAGGAGCTGGGCGTAGAATATCTTGAGCTGCGCAATGGCAATGATGCTCGTCAAGATTTCGACGGACTGATTCTGCCGGGGGGGGAGAGTACCACCCAGGGGAAATTGCTCCGGGAGTTGGATATGTTCGAACCTCTGCAGGAGAAAATAGCCTATGGCTTGCCGGTTTTGGCAACTTGCGCGGGCCTTATTCTGCTTGCGGAAGAGCTCAGCAACGATTCGGCCCGCTACTTTGGTACCTTGCCGGTAAAGGTTAAGCGGAATGCTTACGGAAGGCAGCTGGGGAGCTTTTATACCGAAGAGGCAGTTGGGGATTTAGGTAAGGTTCCCATGACCTTTATTCGTGCACCCTATATCGAATCGGTCAAAGCAGGGGTGGAGGTTCTCGCAGAGGTCAATGAACACATCGTGGCTGTTCGTTATAAAAATCAAATCGGTCTTTCCTTTCACCCGGAATTAAATGAAGATCGCAAAATCCATCAGATGTTTCTCGACAGTATCTCCCACCAGGATCTCAAGGCTTGGACTCAAAAGGCAATCTAATGCGAGAGCCCTGCTGATGACGAAGAAAAAGGATTCAGCGAGCATTATAGAGAATTATATTTAGGCATTCCTTCACGGGATGCCTATTTTCATGTTCTAGCGACTATTCTCGGGTGAGGGAAGCTTTTTCGGTATATACTAAAGCTCAGAAAGAGAAGGCGATTCAGAACTTATGGTTTTAAAATAGTGTTGAGAATTGCGATTGGGATCAGCAAAGAGATGATCGAAAGAAATCAGCATTTGTGATCAGCAATTGAGATTAGCAATTACGATCAGTAAGGAGCGTTGGTATGTCTATAGAACTGACTTTAGCAAAAATCCAAGAAGCCCAGAACGCTATTCATCCTTATATACACCGAACGGTTTTGGACCATTCAAGTACTTTGAGTGCCCTGACCGGTGCGGATATCTACCTGAAGATGGAGAACCTGCAAAAAACCGGCTCTTTTAAGGCGCGCGGAGCTATGAACAAAATCCTTAAGCTATCCGAAGAGGAGAAGAAAAAGGGGGTTTTGGCCGCTTCGGCAGGAAATCATGCCCAAGGGGTGGCCATGGCAGCCTCGCGCTCAGGGATCGCGTCAACCATCGTCATGCCGGAAAATGCTCCCCTGGCCAAAGTCTCCGCGACAGAAGGGTATGGCGCTAAGGTCATTCTTTCCGGGGCAGTCTTCGATGATGCCTATCAAAAGGCCGTAGAAATACAGCAAGAAACCGGGGCGACCTTCATTCATGCCTTTGATGATTGGGAGGTTATGGCGGGACAAGGGACGATTGGCTTAGAGATTTTTGAGCAGCTGCCCCAGGTGGATACCGTGCTGGTTCCGATTGGTGGTGGGGGTTTGATAGCCGGGGTAGGGGTAGCTTTAAAATCCCTTAAACCAGATGTGCGCATCATCGGGGTCCAAGCAGCTGGGGCTGCGAGCATGCTCCATGCGCTGGAGGTTGGTAAACCGGAGCTCTTAGCCCGGGCCAATACTATGGCAGACGGGATTGCCGTCAAAAAGGCGGGGGAGCGAACCTTTGCCACGGTGCAGCAGGTTGTGGATGAAATCGTGACTGTTGAAGAAGAAGAGATTAGTCAAGCGATTCTTATGCTGATGGAACGCACGAAGACCCTCGCCGAAGGGGCGGGTGCTGTGAGTGTCGCGGCTGCCCTTCACCATAAGGTGGATCTAACGGGTCAGAAAGCGGTGCTTATCCTGAGTGGGGGCAATATCGATGTGAATTTCCTTGCTCAGATTATCGAACGAGGCCTCAGACGTTCAGGCCGGGCCATGGTCTGCCAGATGCTCTTGCCTGACCAGCCTGGTAACCTAGAGAAGGTCCTCGAAATTATTGCTCAAGAACGGGCGAATATCATGTCCATCGAGCATGCCCGCTATGACTTAGCGGTTCCCCTGCGTTCTGCCCGGGTCTATATGACTTTGGAAACGCAAAGCTTTGAACATCAAAGACGGATTAGCAAGCGCCTTGAGGAGGCCGGATACCCCTTGGTTTAGTAGTTAAGTTAATAGACTAGTTTTTAAGAGATATTTTTTTAGGATGTGGAGGATAAAAGATGATAAGTTTCAAGAATGACTATAGTGAAGGAGCCCATCCGCGGATTCTCGAGGCTCTGCTGAAATCGAACCTTATTCAGGAACAAGGGTATGGAGAGGATTCCTTTTGCCTAGGGGCTAGTGAACTTTTGCGGGAGCGGTTGGGGAATAAGGACTTGACTATCCACTATCTTACGGGAGGAACCCAAGCCAATCTCGTGGCGATTTCGGCCTTTTTGAGACCTCATGAGGCGGCCATTGCTGCGCAGACCGGACATATCTTTGTCCACGAGACGGGGGCCATCGAGGCCACGGGCCACAAAGTGTTGACATCAGAGAGCAAGGACGGTAAGCTGACACCGGCCCAGATTCAAGAGGTGTTGACTGCTCACACTGACGAACATATGGTCAAGCCTAAGCTGGTGTACATCTCCAATACGACAGAGGTAGGCACCGTGTATAGCAAAAGTGAACTTCAAGCTCTCAGTCAGTTTTGCCGGGAAAAGAATCTCTACTTATTTATGGATGGGGCCAGACTCGGTTCGGCTCTGTGCTCGGAGGGCAATGACCTAGACTTAGCAGATTTGCCAAAGCTAGTGGATGCCTTCTATATTGGTGGAACGAAAAATGGTGCACTCCTTGGGGAAGCTTTGGTACTGTGCAATGAAGCTCTAAAACCAGATTTTCGCTATCATATGAAACAAAAGGGTGCTCTTTTAGCAAAAGGAAGGGTAATCGGCCTTCAGTTCCTTGAGCTTTTCCGAGATAATTTGTATTTTGACCTAGCAATTCACGCTAACACTATGGCTTATAAGCTACGAGATGAGTTAAAGGAAGCAGGGGTTAAATTTCTTGCCGAATCTAGCTCCAACCAAGTATTTCCTATTTTCTCGGACGCGATCGTGGAGCAGCTTAAGGTGAACTATCATTTTGAAATATGGGGGAAAGTGGGCACACAAACCGCTATTCGCTTGGTAACATCTTGGGCGACACGAGAAGAAGCTGTAGATTCTTTCATGGCGGATCTCAAAAAAATACTTTGATCAGAGGGTGGTAACTCTCGGGTAAGGGGAATCTATTATGGAAAAATTGGCGAATGTAGATAGCATTATTTTTGATTTGGATGGGACCTTATGGGATGCCACAAAGCTCGTATACTTGTCTTGGAATCAAGCTTTGGAAGAATACGCCCGCAGGCAAGGGCATAAATCTGAAGGAATTACAATGGACCAAATCAAAAGTGTCATGGGACTCCAAATTCCCGAGATTGGTAGAAAACTCTTTTCTAATATATCCGAGGAAGATCAGTTTAGGATTATGAATCGCGGCGGAGAAATAGAGTTTGAGAAGATCAGGACTCATGGGGGGATGTTGTATCCTCATGTAGAGAAGACTCTGGAAGCGCTCGCGCAAAGCCATAAACTATTTATCGTAAGCAATTGCCAAGATGGCTATATCGAGTCATTTTTCTTTGCCCATCAACTAGAGAAATATTTCATTGATTATGAGAATCCAGGCAGAACAGGACTTTCCAAAGGCGAGAATA from Desulfitobacterium dichloroeliminans LMG P-21439 encodes the following:
- a CDS encoding PLP-dependent aminotransferase family protein, whose translation is MLTYSFETIGSESMYEYLYHCIKKDILQKKLKPDEKLPSKRAFAKNLGVSIITIENAYAQLAAEGYIYTLPKRGYFVANLEGQTLHPLRERQQKTQGQKQKNEPAYYADFVRNSVAPDSFPFSVWTKLLRDVTDTESEASLLSDTSVGGVMKLRQALAEHLYQFRGLSVEPEQIIVGAGTQYLYSVLIQLLGRNRSYAVEDPGYPRLMKIYESNDVTCHPIPMDPSGIIPDYIKSSGAQILHITPSHHFPTGIVMPVSRRYELLSWAAQQNEHYIIEDDYDCEFRLFGKPIPTLQSIDIMEKVIYINTFSKSLAPTFRISYMVLPRHLVERYYERLGFYSCTVSTFEQFTLARFISEGYFEKHINRMRTYYRKQRDTILKAIRQSDLCPYVTIREEDSGLHFLMKIHTQIDDAKLILAAKNAGIRISCVSQYYHDNQDHQTHEIILNYSGIEPDKINTAIQRLSRSLLAVILHPEDAT
- the ilvA gene encoding threonine ammonia-lyase, encoding MSIELTLAKIQEAQNAIHPYIHRTVLDHSSTLSALTGADIYLKMENLQKTGSFKARGAMNKILKLSEEEKKKGVLAASAGNHAQGVAMAASRSGIASTIVMPENAPLAKVSATEGYGAKVILSGAVFDDAYQKAVEIQQETGATFIHAFDDWEVMAGQGTIGLEIFEQLPQVDTVLVPIGGGGLIAGVGVALKSLKPDVRIIGVQAAGAASMLHALEVGKPELLARANTMADGIAVKKAGERTFATVQQVVDEIVTVEEEEISQAILMLMERTKTLAEGAGAVSVAAALHHKVDLTGQKAVLILSGGNIDVNFLAQIIERGLRRSGRAMVCQMLLPDQPGNLEKVLEIIAQERANIMSIEHARYDLAVPLRSARVYMTLETQSFEHQRRISKRLEEAGYPLV
- the pdxT gene encoding pyridoxal 5'-phosphate synthase glutaminase subunit PdxT, yielding MIVGVLAVQGAFAEHEKILKELGVEYLELRNGNDARQDFDGLILPGGESTTQGKLLRELDMFEPLQEKIAYGLPVLATCAGLILLAEELSNDSARYFGTLPVKVKRNAYGRQLGSFYTEEAVGDLGKVPMTFIRAPYIESVKAGVEVLAEVNEHIVAVRYKNQIGLSFHPELNEDRKIHQMFLDSISHQDLKAWTQKAI
- the pdxS gene encoding pyridoxal 5'-phosphate synthase lyase subunit PdxS, which gives rise to MNTINNKQYDLNKELAQMLKGGVIMDVTTPEQAKIAEAAGACAVMALERIPADIRAVGGVSRMSDPKMIKGIQNAVSIPVMAKCRIGHFVEAQILEAIEIDYIDESEVLSPSDDVYHIDKTRFKIPFVCGAKDLGEALRRINEGATMIRTKGEPGTGDVVQAVRHMRMINRQISRVVGMREDELFQEAKELQVPYELVLYVHEHRRLPVVNFAAGGIATPADAALMMQLGAEGVFVGSGIFKSGDPARRAQAIVKAVTNYQDPKMLAELSEDLGEAMVGINEQEIELLMAERGK
- a CDS encoding threonine aldolase family protein, with translation MISFKNDYSEGAHPRILEALLKSNLIQEQGYGEDSFCLGASELLRERLGNKDLTIHYLTGGTQANLVAISAFLRPHEAAIAAQTGHIFVHETGAIEATGHKVLTSESKDGKLTPAQIQEVLTAHTDEHMVKPKLVYISNTTEVGTVYSKSELQALSQFCREKNLYLFMDGARLGSALCSEGNDLDLADLPKLVDAFYIGGTKNGALLGEALVLCNEALKPDFRYHMKQKGALLAKGRVIGLQFLELFRDNLYFDLAIHANTMAYKLRDELKEAGVKFLAESSSNQVFPIFSDAIVEQLKVNYHFEIWGKVGTQTAIRLVTSWATREEAVDSFMADLKKIL
- a CDS encoding HAD family hydrolase, whose translation is MEKLANVDSIIFDLDGTLWDATKLVYLSWNQALEEYARRQGHKSEGITMDQIKSVMGLQIPEIGRKLFSNISEEDQFRIMNRGGEIEFEKIRTHGGMLYPHVEKTLEALAQSHKLFIVSNCQDGYIESFFFAHQLEKYFIDYENPGRTGLSKGENIKLIMERNHLQNPVYVGDTRGDAKAAQVAEIPFIFARYGFGSVESYAAVMDRFDQLLDIFS